The Chryseobacterium nakagawai genome has a segment encoding these proteins:
- a CDS encoding SusC/RagA family TonB-linked outer membrane protein produces MKQSNLKYPCLIAVLYFGMNVNAQVTNDSAKVQKIDEVVMIGYGSRKKVDNTTSISSISAEEVTKTKVLNATQAIQGKAAGVQIMASDMPGSTPSVMIRGLGTVTGGRTPLYVVDGMFLENINNINSNDILTYDILKDAAALAIYGNRAANGVIIITTKSGKGKLSVSYDGLVGVRSPLRTVKMANASEFAAYNNIALNKNEFSTNQPVNTDWFKEITRTGIYNQHNLSISGSSEAVKYFFSLNNYDEQSILRGTDYNRATIRTNNEFKITKGITLSQNLSVAFTKSTPKPFNAFTTAYKQSPMVPVYYGSGQFGMPYVNETTGIVDYTGYKFNDVTNPVSQLLLNNEQNKSTLLQGGLKLDIDIIKGLRFTSQFNGEYGTYKSYNFKDEVAIWLAGDPTRVANNFSASNPKNTLENTKEDYYNWSLTNYLTYNKKFGVHDIEATIGTETTVRNGIDQTIIKRKNLLLNDQNYWNIKDTNYINNVQSLYSTKFDRNTTVSYFARAQYKLMNRYLLSATVRRDGSSQFAAGQKWGTFPSFGAGWIISEEDFMKDGFFDLLKLRGGWGKLGNQRVPLNYLPLNSGKDYNYGFGNANPVSNGITVNKGYDPVLGWEVTEESSVGLDFGMFNKRLTGSVDAYNRETTNLILGITNYITSGQSETYYSHVGAVRNRGMEFSLNWADKVGQDWTYSIGANYSFNENVLTRVDTQKNIAQLSGGSLGNGEWVKLFNGSTVGHALGSFYLWEYDGLDANGNMKYKDLNGNGVTGRADAGDRKYFNSYIPKSMLGINVSLSYKNWDFAANGYGAFGFSVYNGKKAQRSNNVNIESSVVQDYWTSSNPTGTNPKPSTDNPLASTYYLEDGDYFRINNISIGYTVKNVVDYVKSIRFYVSAINPFIWQKYTGYSTELSGYDPADAKTEGDPYKMAGVELNAYPTLKSFVFGVNVNF; encoded by the coding sequence ATGAAACAAAGTAATTTAAAGTATCCATGCCTCATCGCAGTTTTATACTTCGGGATGAACGTGAATGCACAGGTTACAAATGACTCTGCCAAAGTTCAGAAGATTGACGAAGTGGTCATGATCGGATATGGTAGCCGTAAGAAAGTGGATAATACAACATCCATTAGCTCCATCAGTGCAGAAGAAGTAACCAAAACCAAAGTTCTGAATGCTACACAAGCCATTCAGGGAAAAGCTGCAGGGGTACAGATTATGGCTTCTGATATGCCAGGATCTACACCTTCAGTAATGATAAGAGGTCTTGGAACTGTAACAGGAGGTAGAACACCACTTTATGTTGTGGATGGAATGTTTTTAGAAAATATCAACAATATCAATTCTAATGATATTCTTACTTATGATATTCTAAAAGATGCAGCTGCATTAGCTATTTATGGTAACAGAGCTGCTAATGGGGTGATTATCATCACTACAAAATCAGGAAAAGGAAAGTTAAGTGTTTCTTATGATGGATTAGTAGGGGTAAGAAGCCCTTTGAGAACCGTGAAGATGGCAAACGCATCAGAATTTGCAGCTTATAACAATATTGCCCTTAATAAAAATGAGTTTTCCACTAATCAACCAGTGAATACAGATTGGTTTAAGGAAATTACGAGAACAGGGATTTATAATCAACATAATCTTTCTATTTCTGGTTCTTCCGAAGCTGTGAAATACTTTTTCAGTTTAAATAATTATGATGAACAATCTATTCTGAGAGGTACAGATTACAATCGTGCAACCATTAGGACCAATAATGAGTTTAAGATTACTAAGGGAATTACTTTATCTCAAAATTTAAGTGTAGCCTTCACAAAATCAACTCCTAAGCCTTTTAATGCTTTTACAACAGCTTATAAACAATCTCCAATGGTTCCTGTATATTATGGTTCCGGACAATTTGGAATGCCGTATGTAAATGAAACCACAGGTATTGTAGATTATACAGGGTATAAATTTAATGATGTGACTAACCCTGTCAGTCAATTATTACTTAATAATGAACAAAATAAAAGTACATTATTGCAAGGTGGATTGAAACTAGATATCGATATCATTAAGGGGCTGAGATTCACTTCTCAATTTAATGGAGAATATGGTACATATAAATCATATAATTTTAAAGATGAAGTTGCAATCTGGCTTGCAGGAGATCCAACAAGGGTGGCAAATAATTTCTCTGCTTCTAACCCAAAAAATACTTTGGAGAATACAAAAGAAGATTATTACAATTGGTCTTTAACGAATTATTTGACATATAATAAAAAGTTCGGGGTTCATGATATCGAAGCAACAATAGGTACAGAAACAACGGTAAGAAATGGAATTGATCAGACTATTATCAAAAGAAAGAACTTATTGTTGAATGACCAGAACTACTGGAATATCAAAGACACTAATTATATAAATAATGTTCAGAGTCTTTATTCTACAAAATTTGACAGAAATACAACTGTTTCATATTTCGCCAGAGCACAATATAAACTAATGAATCGTTATTTATTGAGTGCTACCGTAAGACGTGATGGATCTTCTCAATTTGCTGCAGGGCAAAAATGGGGGACTTTCCCATCATTCGGAGCGGGATGGATTATTTCTGAAGAAGATTTTATGAAAGACGGGTTCTTTGATCTTTTAAAGCTAAGAGGAGGCTGGGGTAAATTAGGGAATCAAAGAGTTCCTTTGAACTATTTGCCTTTAAATTCTGGTAAAGATTATAATTATGGATTTGGAAATGCAAATCCAGTAAGTAACGGGATTACTGTCAATAAAGGGTATGATCCTGTATTAGGATGGGAGGTTACTGAAGAATCTTCTGTAGGATTAGACTTTGGAATGTTTAATAAGAGGCTTACAGGTAGCGTTGATGCTTACAACAGAGAAACAACAAACCTTATTTTAGGAATAACCAATTATATAACTTCAGGGCAGTCTGAGACTTATTATTCACACGTAGGAGCAGTTAGGAACAGAGGTATGGAATTCTCTCTGAACTGGGCAGATAAAGTAGGCCAAGATTGGACTTATTCAATAGGTGCTAATTATTCATTTAATGAAAATGTTCTTACCAGAGTGGACACTCAAAAGAATATTGCTCAGTTAAGTGGAGGTAGCTTAGGAAATGGAGAATGGGTTAAATTGTTTAATGGTTCTACAGTAGGCCATGCTTTAGGAAGTTTTTATCTATGGGAATATGACGGATTAGATGCTAACGGAAACATGAAGTATAAAGATCTTAATGGAAATGGTGTTACAGGACGAGCTGATGCGGGAGACAGAAAATATTTTAATTCTTATATCCCAAAATCAATGTTAGGAATTAATGTTTCATTAAGTTATAAAAACTGGGACTTTGCAGCCAATGGTTATGGAGCATTTGGATTTAGTGTTTATAATGGTAAAAAAGCCCAGAGAAGTAATAATGTAAATATTGAATCTTCAGTAGTTCAAGATTACTGGACTTCATCTAACCCAACTGGAACAAATCCGAAGCCATCTACTGACAATCCATTAGCGTCAACTTATTATCTGGAAGATGGAGATTATTTCAGAATTAACAATATATCAATTGGGTATACAGTAAAGAATGTAGTGGACTATGTAAAGTCTATCAGATTTTATGTAAGTGCAATTAATCCTTTTATCTGGCAAAAATATACAGGATATTCCACTGAATTATCGGGATATGATCCTGCAGATGCGAAAACAGAGGGAGATCCTTACAAAATGGCAGGAGTAGAACTTAATGCTTATCCGACGTTAAAATCTTTTGTATTTGGTGTAAATGTAAACTTTTAG
- a CDS encoding DUF4197 family protein → MKKYIIAAALIIGTGAVITTTVQSCTTLATSDMGLSIIKRMLLNGIDKGMGIYTNKEAFLQNNMVDKALPKELRDINSMLEKIAPSLVAKERDYIAQAAAYTVNTSRPILQGAVNSLNAQDVTRIIEGTTATQILKEKTSQQLIAAIAPKVDEKLNEYGIVKTINTALSGSNFLGNLLGGNKNTVNSGGLSQLASEQLVAGLFNIIEDYEHQNSKSLLGPFGK, encoded by the coding sequence ATGAAAAAATATATTATTGCAGCCGCTCTTATTATAGGAACCGGTGCTGTTATTACCACCACTGTACAATCCTGTACGACATTGGCCACAAGTGACATGGGACTTTCCATTATTAAAAGAATGCTACTCAATGGTATTGATAAAGGAATGGGGATCTACACCAATAAAGAAGCCTTTTTACAGAACAATATGGTAGACAAGGCACTTCCGAAAGAGCTTAGAGACATTAACTCTATGCTGGAAAAAATTGCTCCGTCATTAGTTGCTAAAGAAAGAGATTATATTGCACAGGCTGCTGCGTATACGGTAAACACTTCAAGGCCTATTCTGCAAGGTGCAGTAAACAGTTTAAATGCTCAGGATGTAACCCGAATCATTGAGGGAACGACTGCCACACAAATTCTGAAAGAAAAAACATCTCAACAACTGATTGCAGCTATTGCCCCGAAGGTAGATGAGAAACTTAACGAATATGGGATCGTAAAAACAATTAATACCGCTTTATCCGGCAGTAATTTCCTGGGAAATCTTTTAGGAGGAAATAAAAATACTGTAAACTCAGGTGGATTGAGCCAATTAGCTTCTGAACAACTGGTTGCAGGACTCTTCAATATCATTGAAGATTACGAACACCAGAACTCCAAATCGCTGCTTGGACCATTTGGAAAATAG
- a CDS encoding DUF493 family protein — protein MDILQGNQHASPEDFYKSLKEKLEGHHDFPEDYLFKFIIPTDQSKLTEIYKVFDGIKFTLGNRESKNGKYTACNINAFVLDANQVVKIYQEVAKIEGVILL, from the coding sequence ATGGACATATTACAAGGAAATCAACACGCAAGTCCTGAAGATTTCTATAAATCTTTAAAGGAGAAACTGGAAGGTCATCATGATTTTCCTGAAGATTATTTATTTAAATTTATTATTCCTACAGACCAATCAAAACTTACTGAAATTTACAAGGTTTTTGATGGTATTAAATTTACATTAGGGAACCGCGAAAGCAAAAATGGAAAATACACAGCCTGCAACATCAATGCATTTGTTTTAGATGCCAATCAGGTAGTGAAAATTTATCAAGAAGTAGCAAAAATAGAAGGCGTTATTCTATTGTAA
- a CDS encoding ArsC/Spx/MgsR family protein produces the protein MLVKVLHNGSCSKSNAVLEYLDENGVHFEIINMIEDPLSILEIKTVLKKLNQSVFHIIRKTDKLYIEEYADKNYSEEEWIKILSENPSLIQRPILVKGSVAMLGRPIENVKFFIEK, from the coding sequence ATGTTAGTGAAAGTTTTACATAACGGAAGCTGTTCAAAATCCAACGCAGTTTTGGAGTATCTTGATGAAAACGGAGTTCATTTCGAGATCATTAATATGATTGAAGATCCACTAAGTATTCTGGAAATCAAAACCGTATTGAAGAAGCTGAATCAGAGCGTTTTTCATATCATTCGAAAGACAGATAAACTGTATATTGAAGAATATGCAGATAAGAATTATTCGGAAGAAGAATGGATTAAAATTCTGTCTGAAAACCCCTCTCTGATACAAAGACCTATCTTGGTAAAAGGTTCAGTAGCGATGTTGGGAAGGCCTATTGAGAATGTAAAGTTCTTTATTGAGAAATAA
- a CDS encoding deoxynucleoside kinase, with protein MHIAVTGNIGAGKTTLTTMLSKHYGWDAQFEDVDHNPYLEDFYSDMSKWSFALQVYFLGSRFRQVKEIRESGKNIIQDRTIYEDAHIFAENLNDMNLLSDRDFNNYSSVFDLMKSFVSAPDLLIYLKSDVPNLVKKIYKRGREYEASISIEYLSKLNQKYEKWISNYTEGKLLIIEVDNLDFVEKPEDFGLILEKIETELHGLF; from the coding sequence ATGCATATTGCAGTTACAGGAAACATTGGAGCAGGAAAAACAACTTTAACTACGATGCTTTCTAAGCATTACGGATGGGATGCACAGTTTGAAGACGTAGATCACAATCCTTATCTAGAAGATTTTTATTCAGATATGAGTAAGTGGAGCTTTGCCCTGCAGGTGTATTTTCTGGGAAGCAGATTCCGTCAGGTAAAAGAAATCAGAGAAAGTGGTAAAAATATTATTCAGGACCGTACTATTTATGAAGATGCTCACATCTTTGCAGAGAACCTTAATGATATGAACCTTCTTTCTGACAGGGATTTCAATAATTATTCATCTGTTTTTGATTTGATGAAATCATTCGTTTCAGCACCAGATCTTTTAATTTACTTAAAATCAGATGTTCCGAATCTGGTAAAGAAAATTTACAAAAGAGGACGTGAATATGAAGCATCCATCAGTATCGAATACCTTTCAAAACTGAATCAGAAATATGAAAAATGGATTTCCAATTATACGGAAGGAAAGCTATTGATTATTGAAGTAGACAATTTAGATTTCGTTGAAAAGCCAGAGGATTTTGGATTAATTTTGGAAAAAATTGAAACAGAATTACACGGATTGTTTTAA
- a CDS encoding glutaminyl-peptide cyclotransferase, producing MKKNIIAGFAAILLLASCNKDKEILDTLNTYNNSMEAKGYHFGDKLQLPKEVTENAESVSISFGDKETTDLTIDPKFFTLGDNAVTFNIKTKGGETLNQDATINVFAKNPEKNIAYQIVAEYPHDPKNFVQGFQAEGNTIYESDGQNGSSQILKYTLGTTTPLASTKQAPEDFSEGSTIVGDKVYQLTWQSKKGYIYDKSSLKLLSEFAYPNVLGEGWGLTYDGKSLIASDGSKLLYFLDPSDPSKLIKYIAVAGSSQAYDQLNELEFHNGFLYANVWQKPIILKINPATGEVVGTFDFTEIAKQNTKGTDDVLNGIAFKGENMLVTGKNWPKIYEVVIK from the coding sequence TGATACATTAAACACATATAATAATTCAATGGAAGCAAAAGGATATCATTTTGGTGATAAACTCCAACTTCCAAAAGAGGTTACAGAAAATGCAGAAAGCGTAAGCATCAGCTTTGGAGATAAAGAAACAACAGATCTTACGATTGATCCGAAGTTTTTTACCTTGGGAGATAACGCAGTTACTTTTAATATCAAAACCAAAGGTGGAGAAACCTTAAATCAGGATGCTACCATCAATGTATTTGCAAAAAATCCTGAAAAAAATATTGCTTACCAGATTGTAGCAGAATATCCTCATGATCCTAAAAACTTTGTACAGGGATTCCAGGCTGAAGGAAATACGATCTATGAAAGTGACGGTCAGAATGGGTCTTCGCAGATCTTAAAATATACATTGGGAACCACTACACCACTTGCGTCTACTAAACAGGCTCCGGAAGATTTTTCAGAAGGAAGTACGATTGTAGGAGATAAAGTATATCAATTGACCTGGCAGAGTAAAAAAGGATATATTTATGATAAAAGCTCTCTGAAATTACTTTCAGAATTTGCTTATCCAAACGTATTAGGTGAAGGTTGGGGATTAACGTATGACGGAAAGAGCCTGATTGCTTCAGACGGAAGTAAGCTTTTATATTTCCTTGATCCTAGTGATCCGTCAAAACTCATCAAATATATTGCTGTAGCGGGAAGTTCACAAGCATACGACCAGCTAAACGAACTGGAATTTCACAACGGATTCCTGTATGCCAATGTATGGCAAAAGCCAATCATCCTGAAAATCAATCCTGCAACCGGAGAAGTAGTAGGTACATTTGATTTTACAGAAATTGCAAAACAAAATACCAAAGGAACAGATGATGTTCTGAACGGAATTGCTTTCAAAGGAGAAAATATGTTGGTAACAGGGAAGAATTGGCCAAAGATTTATGAAGTTGTTATTAAATAA